Proteins co-encoded in one Capsicum annuum cultivar UCD-10X-F1 chromosome 9, UCD10Xv1.1, whole genome shotgun sequence genomic window:
- the LOC124887057 gene encoding uncharacterized protein LOC124887057 — translation MEKVEVVDVRVKNYLELAGYDKWARSYATVHRGWTLTSNIAESINAALVSARELPIYDFLEEVRLMFGRWNCENGQEALYTRTDLIEKFQAILQQNEAECTRLKVIPSSEYVYTVHDKKKHFIVCLKEKKCSCHAFQLDEIPCVHACAVLDSKNLEKGPYCSNLYKPKTVLRMYDLPVYPLPHKDDRVVPQEILYEVVLPQKYKRPPERPAKKERGKSGRDISNV, via the exons atggAGAAAGTGGAGGTAGTTGATGTTAGGGTGAAGAATTACTTGGAGTTGGCGGGATACGATAAGTGGGCTAGGTCATATGCAACAGTTCATAGGGGATGGACCTTAACATCAAATATTGCAGAGTCAATTAATGCTGCACtggtatcagctagagaactTCCAATATATGATTTTTTAGAGGAAGTTAGATTGATGTTTGGTAGATGGAACTGTGAAAACGGACAGGAGGCATTGTACACACGCACggatcttattgaaaaatttcaaGCAATTCTCCAACAAAATGAAGCAGAGTGTACACGTCTGAAG GTTATACCATCGTCAGAGTACGTCTATACTGTCCACGATAAGAAGAAACATTTTATAGTTTgtctaaaggaaaaaaaatgttctTGTCATGCATTCCAATTGGATGAGATACCATGTGTGCATGCTTGTGCTGTACTTGATAGCAAGAATCTTGAAAAAGGACCATATTGCTCTAATCTATACAAGCCAAAAACTGTACTGAGAATGTATGATCTTCCTGTATATCCTTTACCACATAAAGATGATCGGGTGGTACCTCAGGAAATTTTATACGAAGTAGTTTTGCCCCAAAAATACAAGCGCCCCCCTGAAAGGCCTGCAAAGAAGGAGCGCGGTAAATCAGGAagagatat TTCaaatgtttaa